From the Schistocerca nitens isolate TAMUIC-IGC-003100 chromosome 10, iqSchNite1.1, whole genome shotgun sequence genome, the window ggtgcttgtgaaagcagcccagctttctttcttgctttctttaataatatgacgacactgtgcacgtaatcgcttataattgatacaattcgccactgtagggtggcgtttaaaggtgcgtaaagcacgtcgacgagcacgtaaagcgtctctacatgctgcggtccaccatgGGACCGGTACGCGActtggagaagaagtagggtgagggatggaatattcagcagcagtgagaacgtgaggtgtgcgacctgactatcgcagcttgtgaatgtttgatcctgaaaggtcgccctggaagagaagagcccccagtctgctttggagatgttccaactagatgagcacggagagggggtatgctgcaggagatggataacacacgggaagtggtcgctcgaatatgtatcagaaagtgcataccactcgaaccggcgtgcaagttggggagtacatatagagaggtctaaatgtgaataggtgtgagatgtccgaaagaaaagtaggggcgccagtattgaggcagacaagatttagCTGGTTGAaaagtctgctaacagggagcccctcgggcaggatgctggagagccccaaaggggatggtgggcattgaagtctccagttaacaaaaatggtgcaggtagctgagcaataagttgcataatgtctgccctggtaacggcagacgacgatggagtgtaaacggtacaaatggaaaatgtaaaagtggggagagtaatgcggatggcaactgcctgcaggccggtgtgcaacgtgatgggatcgtagtaaatatcatcatcgaccagcaacataacccctccatgagccgagatacctaccacagggggtaggtcaaaacgcacagaggtgtagtgtgccaaggcaatttgatcggaagggcgtagcttcgtttcctgaagggcgacgacgagcggacggtgcaagcggagcagcaacttcctcTCGGTTGgaacgaatgctgcgaatattccagtgaataagtgccatagtaagaaaagaaaaaggaagatgaaagaaggggtcacctcgaaggccgctgagggcctggcttcgagcgagcactgccgccgctatcagtaggctatcaggggggagacagaggggggggagacagagggggggggagacagagggggggagacagagggggggagacagaggggggggagacagaggggggggggagacagaggggggggagacagaggggggagagacagagggggggggagacagaggggggggagacagaggggggggagacagaggggggggagacagaggggggggagacagagggggggagacagagggggggagacagagggggggagacagagggggggagacagagggggggagacagagggggggagacagagggggggagacagagggggggggagacagaggggggggagacagaggggggggagacagaggggggggagacagagggggggggagacagaggggggggggagacagaggggggggagacagaggggggggagacagaggggggggagacagaggggggggagacagaggggggggagacagagggggggagacagagggggggagacagaggggggggggggagacagagggggggagagacagagggggggagagacagagggggggagagacagaggggggggagacagagggggggggagacagagggggggggagacagagggggggggggagacagagggggggagacagagggggggagacagaggggggggagacagaggggggggagacagaggggggggagacagaggggggggagacagaggggggggagacagagggggggagacagaggggggggtgACAGAGGGGGGGGGTGACAGAGGGGGGGGtgacagaggggggggggtgacagagGGGGGGGTGAcagaggggggggagacagagggggggagacagagggggggagacagaggggggggagacagagggggggagacagagggggggagacagagggggggagacagagggggggagacagagggggggagacagagggggggagacagagggggggagacagagggggggagacagagggggggagacagaggggggggagacagaggggggggagacagaggggggggagacagaggggggggagacagagggggggagacagtgggggggagacagtggggggggagacagtggggggggagacagagggtgggggagacagtgggggggggagacagtggggggggagacagagggggggagacagagggggggagacagaggggggggagacagagggggggagacagagggggggagacagaggggggggagacagagggggggagacagagggggggagacagagggggggagacagagggggggagacagagggggggagacagagggggggagacagagggtgggagacagaggggggggagacagaggggctggagacagagggggggagacagaggggggggagacagagggggggcagACAGAGGGGGGGCAGAcagaggggggggagacagagggggggagacagaggggggggagacagaggggggagacagaggggggagacagagggggggagacagaggggggagacagagggggggacagaggggggggagggggagagagggggagagagggggagagagggagagagggggagagagggggagagagggggagagagggggagagagggggagagagggggagagagggggagagatgggggagagagggggagagatgggggagagagggggagagatggggagagagggggagagagggggagagagggggagagagggggagagagggggagagagggggagagagggggagagagggggagagagggggagagagggggagagagggggagagagggggagagagatagagagaggacagactgtctcaaacgccgaggcggagaccagagaaggcaatgagaagaaggcaatgagaagaaggcaaggagaagaaggcaaggagaagaaggcaaggagaagaaggcaaggagaagaaggcaaggagaagaaggcaaggagaagaaggcaaggagaagtaggcaaggagaagtaggcaaggagaagtaggcaaggagaagaaggcaatgagaagaaggcaatgagaagaaggcaatgagaagaaggcaatgagaaggaggcaaggagaaggaggcaaggagaaggaggcaaggagaaggaggcaaggagaaggaggcaaggagaagaaggcaaggagaagaaggcaaggagaagaaggcaaggagaagaaggcaaggagaagaaggcaaggagaaggaggcaaggagaaggaggcaaggagaaggaggcaaggagaaggaggcaaggagaaggaggcaaggagaaggaggcaaggagaaggaggcaaggagaaggaggcaaggagaaggaggcaaggagaaggaggcaaggagaaggaggcaaggagaaggaggcaaggagaaggaggcaaggagaaggaggcaaggagaaggaggcaaggagaaggaggcaaggagaaggaggcaaggagaaggaggcaaggagaaggaggcaaggagaaggaggcaaggagaaggaggcaaggagaaggaggcaaggagaaggaggcaaggagaaggaggcaaggagaaggaggcaaggagaaggaggcaaggagaaggaggcaaggagaaggaggcaaggagaaggaggcaaggagaaggaggcaaggagaaggaggcaaggaaaagaaggcaaggagaaggaggcaaggagaaggaggcaaggaaaagaaggcaaggagaagaaggcaaggagaagaaggcaaggagaagaaggcaaggagaagaaggcaaggagaagaaggcaaggagaagaaggcaaggagaagaaggcaaggagaagaaggcaaggagaagaaggcaaggagaagaaggcaaggagaagaaggcaaggagaagaaggcaaggagaagaaggcaaggagaagaaggcaaggagaagaaggcaaggagaagaaggcaaggagaagaaggcaaggagaagaaggcaaggagaagaaggcaaggagaagaaggcaaggagaagaaggcaatgagaagaaggcaatgagaagaaggcaatgagaagaaggcaatgagaagaaggcaatgagaagaaggcaatgagaagaggGCAATGAGAAgagggcaatgagaagaaggcaatgagaagaaggcaatgagaagaaggcaatgagaagaaggcaatgagaagaaggcaatgagaagaaggcaatgagaagaaggcaatgagaagaaggcaatgagaagaaggcaatgagaagaaggcaatgagaagaaggcaatgagaagaaggcaatgagaagaaggcaatgagaagaaggcaatgagaagaaggcaatgagaagaaggcaatgagaagaaggcaatgagaagaaggcaatgagaagaaggcaatgagaagaaggcaatgagaagaaggcaatgagaagaaggcaatgagaagaaggcaatgagaagaaggcaatgagaagaaggcaatgagaagaaggcaatgggaagaaggcaatgagaagaaggcaatgggaAGAAGGCAATGGGAAGAAGGCAATGGGAAGAAGGCAATGGGAAGAAGGCAATGGGAAGAAGGCAATGGGAAGAAGGCAATGGGAAGAAGGCAATGGGAAGAAGGCAATGGGAAGAAGGCAAtgggaagaaggcaatgagaagaaggcaatgagaagaaggcaatgagaagaaggcaatgagaagaaggcaatgagaagaaggcaatgagaagaaggcaatgagaagaaggcaatgagaagaaggcaatgagaagaaggcaatgagaagaaggcaatgagaagaaggcaatgagaagaaggcaatgagaagaaggcaatgagaagaaggcaatgagaagaaggcaatgagaagaaggcaatgagaagaaggcaatgagaagaaggcaatgagaagaaggcaatgagaagaaggcaatgagaagaaggcaatgagaagaaggcaatgagaagaaggcaatgagaagaaggcaatgagaagaaggcaatgagaagaaggcaatgagaagaaggcaatgagaagaaggcaatgagaagaaggcaatgagaagaaggcaatgagaagaaggcaatgagaagaaggcaatgagaagaaggcaatgagaagaaggcaatgagaagaaggcaatgagaagaaggcaatgagaagaaggcaatgagaagaaggcaatgagaagaaggcaatgagaagaaggcaatgagaagaaggcaatgagaagaaggcaatgagaagaaggcaatgagaagaaggcaatgagaagaaggcaatgagaagaaggcaatgagaagaaggcaatgagaagaaggcaatgagaagaaggcaatgacaaGAAGGCAATGACAAGAAGGCAATGACAAGAAGGCAATGACAAGAAGGCAATGACAAGAAGGCAATGACAAGAAGGCAATGACAAGAAGGCAATGACAAGAAGGCAATGACAAGAAGGCAATGACAAGAAGGCAATGACAAGAAGGCAATGACAAGAAGGCAATgacaagaaggcaatgagaagaaggcaatgagaagaaggcaatgagaagaaggcaatgagaagaaggcaatgagaagaaggcaatgagaagaaggcaatgagaagaaggcaatgagaagaaggcaatgagaagaaggcaatgagaagaaggcaatgagaagaaggcaatgagaagaaggcaatgagaagaaggcaatgagaagaaggcaatgagaagaaggcaatgagaagaaggcaatgagaagaaggcaatgagaagaaggcaatgagaagaaggcaatgagaagaaggcaatgagaagaaggcaatgagaagaaggcaatgagaagaaggcaatgagaagaaggcaatgagaagaaggcaatgagaagaaggcaaggagaagaaggcaaggagaagaaggcaaggagaagaaggcaaggagaagaaggcaaggagaagaaggcaggagaagaaggcaaggagaagaaggcaaggagaagaaggcaaggagaagaaggcaaggagaagaaggcaaggagaagaaggcaaggagaagaaggcaaggagaagaaggcaaggagaagaaggcaaggagaagaaggcaaggagaagaaggcaaggagaagaaggcaaggagaagaaggcaaggagaagaaggcaaggagaagaaggcaaggagaagaaggcaaggagaagaaggcaaggagaagaaggcaaggagaagaaggcaaggagaagaaggcaaggagaagaaggcaaggagaagaaggcaaggagaagaaggcaaggagaagaaggcaaggagaagaaggcaaggagaagaaggcaaggagaagaaggcaaggagaagaaggcaaggagaagaaggcaaggagaagaaggcaaggagaagaaggcaaggagaagaaggcaatgagaagaaggcaatgagaagaaggcaatgagaagaaggcaaggagaagaaggcaaggagaagaaggcaaggagaagaaggcaaggagaagaaggcaaggagaagaaggcaaggagaagaaggcaagg encodes:
- the LOC126209790 gene encoding uncharacterized protein LOC126209790, with product MRRRQGEGGKEKEARRRRQGEGGKEKKARRRRQGEEGKEKKARRRRQGEGGKEKEARRRRQGEGGKEKEARRRRQGEGGKEKEARRRRQGEGGKEKEARRRRQGEGGKEKEARRRRQGEGGKEKEARRRRQGEGGKEKEARRRRQGEGGKEKEARRRRQGEGGKEKEARRRRQGEGGKEKEARRRRQGEGGKEKKARRRRQGEGGKEKKARRRRQGEEGKEKKARRRRQGEEGKEKKARRRRQGEEGKEKKARRRRQGEEGKEKKARRRRQGEEGKEKKARRRRQGEEGKEKKARRRRQGEEGKEKKAMRRRQ